Genomic DNA from Thermodesulfobacteriota bacterium:
GTGCCAACATGCATGGCCTCACCTTGATCGAACTTTTGGTGGCCCTCGTCATCTGTGCCATGGGAGTGGCCGGTATTTATCGGCTCTTCATCGCCCAGAGCAGGGCCTATGTGGTCCAGGACCAGGTCGCCGAGGTCCAACAGAATATCCGAACCGCCATGGAGATGATCGTAAGGGATGTTCGGATGGCGGGGTTCGATTATGACAACTCGACCTCCCTCGTGAGAATTGAGGATTATAAACCGAGGCCTCCCTACCTCATAACGGGGAACTCCATCACGGTCTGGTTCGAACATTATCGGCAGGGTTCGCCACCGGTCTCGGAAGTTCACGCCGTGAGGTACGTCCTGAACGGAACCAAACTCGAAAGACAGCTCACGGTCAACGGAAATCCACAGCCTTCGGAAGTCCTTTTAGAAAATGTGACCGCGTTTCAACTCCTCTGCGGCCGGGATGGCAGAATCGGAGCCGAAGAAACTCAAGACGGGGTCGTAAACGATTGGGTCGATTGCGGAACGGTCAATAACAATCAAGATAAAATCATCGCCGTACGCGTGACTTTGACCACAAGGCCCGAACAGACCAAT
This window encodes:
- a CDS encoding PilW family protein; translation: MKQPRANMHGLTLIELLVALVICAMGVAGIYRLFIAQSRAYVVQDQVAEVQQNIRTAMEMIVRDVRMAGFDYDNSTSLVRIEDYKPRPPYLITGNSITVWFEHYRQGSPPVSEVHAVRYVLNGTKLERQLTVNGNPQPSEVLLENVTAFQLLCGRDGRIGAEETQDGVVNDWVDCGTVNNNQDKIIAVRVTLTTRPEQTNPQDDRFREISPRSLTSTVALRNLSLRKL